A genome region from Actinopolymorpha sp. NPDC004070 includes the following:
- a CDS encoding aldehyde dehydrogenase family protein → MSAGKFEYAPAPESRSVVDLRSSYGLFVGGEFVPTVDGRMFKTVSPATEEVLAEVTEAGAEDVDRAVRAARTAYDSVWGPMSGRDRGKFLFRIARLIQERARELAVLESLDNGKPIRESRDVDIPQVAAHFFYYAGWADKLEYAGFGADPRPVGVAGQIIPWNFPLLMLAWKIAPALACGNTVVLKPAETTPLTALLFAEICQQADLPPGVVNIVTGAGATGQALVEHEGVDKIAFTGSTEVGKAIARAVAGTPKKVTLELGGKAANVVFDDAPLDQAVEGIVNGIFFNQGHVCCAGSRLLVQENAYDEVLDRLKRRMATLRVGDPLDKNTDVGAINSAEQLRRIATLSEVGEAEGAERWSAPCELPDRGFWFAPTIFTGVTQAHRIAREEIFGPVLSILTFRTPAEAVEKANNTPYGLSAGVWTEKGSRILWMADRLRAGVVWANTFNKFDPTSPFGGYKESGHGREGGRHGLAAYLKAAGPKATDRKEAARA, encoded by the coding sequence TTGTCCGCAGGCAAGTTCGAGTACGCCCCGGCGCCGGAGTCGCGGTCCGTCGTCGACCTCAGGTCGTCGTACGGCCTGTTCGTCGGCGGCGAGTTCGTGCCCACCGTCGACGGCCGGATGTTCAAGACGGTCAGCCCGGCCACCGAGGAGGTGCTGGCCGAGGTCACCGAGGCCGGCGCGGAGGACGTCGACCGCGCGGTCCGGGCCGCCCGCACCGCCTACGACTCGGTGTGGGGCCCGATGTCGGGCCGGGACCGCGGGAAGTTCCTGTTCCGGATCGCCCGGCTGATCCAGGAACGCGCCCGCGAGCTCGCCGTGCTGGAGTCGCTGGACAACGGCAAGCCGATCCGGGAGTCGCGTGACGTCGACATCCCGCAGGTCGCCGCGCACTTCTTCTACTACGCCGGCTGGGCCGACAAGCTGGAGTACGCCGGCTTCGGCGCCGATCCCCGGCCGGTCGGCGTCGCCGGTCAGATCATCCCGTGGAACTTCCCGCTGCTCATGCTGGCGTGGAAGATCGCGCCCGCGCTGGCCTGCGGCAACACCGTCGTGCTCAAGCCGGCCGAGACGACGCCGCTGACCGCGTTGCTGTTCGCCGAGATCTGCCAGCAGGCCGACCTGCCGCCCGGTGTGGTCAACATCGTCACCGGTGCGGGCGCGACCGGCCAGGCGCTCGTGGAGCACGAGGGCGTGGACAAGATCGCGTTCACCGGCTCCACCGAGGTCGGCAAGGCGATCGCCCGCGCCGTCGCCGGAACGCCGAAGAAGGTCACCCTCGAGCTCGGCGGCAAGGCCGCCAACGTGGTGTTCGACGACGCGCCGCTCGACCAGGCCGTCGAGGGCATCGTCAACGGCATCTTCTTCAACCAGGGCCACGTCTGCTGCGCGGGCTCGCGGCTGCTGGTGCAGGAGAACGCCTACGACGAGGTGCTCGACCGGCTCAAGCGCCGGATGGCCACCCTGCGCGTCGGCGACCCGCTGGACAAGAACACCGACGTCGGCGCGATCAACTCCGCCGAGCAGCTGCGCCGGATCGCCACCCTCAGCGAGGTGGGCGAGGCCGAGGGCGCCGAACGCTGGTCGGCGCCGTGCGAGCTGCCCGACCGGGGCTTCTGGTTCGCGCCCACGATCTTCACCGGCGTCACCCAGGCCCACCGCATCGCCCGGGAGGAGATCTTCGGACCGGTGTTGTCGATCCTCACCTTCCGCACCCCCGCCGAGGCGGTCGAGAAGGCCAACAACACGCCGTACGGCCTGTCCGCCGGGGTGTGGACCGAGAAGGGGTCGCGCATCCTGTGGATGGCTGACCGGCTGCGGGCCGGGGTGGTGTGGGCCAACACCTTCAACAAGTTCGACCCGACCTCGCCGTTCGGCGGCTACAAGGAGTCCGGCCACGGCCGTGAGGGCGGCCGGCACGGCCTCGCAGCCTACCTCAAGGCCGCCGGCCCCAAGGCCACCGACCGGAAGGAGGCGGCGCGGGCATGA
- a CDS encoding thymidine phosphorylase — translation MTEHFDAVDVIRAKRDGHRLADAQIDWVVDAYTRGVVADEQMSALLMAILLRGMEPAEIARWTQAMISSGERLDFAGVGRPTADKHSTGGVGDKITLPLAPVVAACRVAVPQLSGRGLGHTGGTLDKLESLKGWRASLSYDEIVSQLRDVGAVVCAPTDTLAPADRKLYALRDVTGTVESIPLIASSIMSKKIAEGTGALVLDVKVGSGAFMKNADDARTLAATMVELGRSAGVRTVALLTDMSTPLGLTAGNALEVRESVEVLAGGGPHDVVELTVALAREMLTAAGAAGGPDPSDVLKDGTAMDVWRSMIRAQGGDPDADLPRAAHTEVVPAPAEGVLVRLDAYQVGLAAWRLGAGRSRKEDPVSAGAGVELHAKPGAVVRVGQPLLTLHADDPAKFARAQEALEGAVEIAPRGARTDQKLILGRID, via the coding sequence CGACTGGGTGGTGGACGCCTACACCCGCGGGGTGGTCGCCGACGAGCAGATGTCGGCGCTGTTGATGGCGATCCTGCTGCGCGGCATGGAGCCCGCCGAGATCGCCCGCTGGACCCAGGCGATGATCTCCTCGGGTGAGCGGCTGGACTTCGCCGGCGTGGGCCGGCCGACCGCCGACAAGCACTCCACCGGCGGCGTCGGCGACAAGATCACCCTGCCGCTGGCGCCGGTGGTCGCCGCGTGCCGCGTCGCCGTACCCCAGCTGTCAGGACGCGGGCTCGGCCACACCGGGGGGACCCTGGACAAGCTGGAGTCGCTGAAGGGCTGGCGGGCGTCGCTGTCGTACGACGAGATCGTGTCCCAGTTGCGCGACGTCGGCGCGGTCGTCTGCGCACCCACCGACACGCTGGCGCCCGCGGACCGCAAGCTGTACGCCCTGCGCGACGTGACCGGCACCGTCGAGTCGATCCCGCTGATCGCCAGTTCGATCATGAGCAAGAAGATCGCCGAGGGCACCGGTGCGCTCGTCCTGGACGTGAAGGTCGGCTCCGGCGCGTTCATGAAGAACGCCGACGATGCCCGCACGCTCGCCGCCACGATGGTCGAGCTCGGCCGGTCCGCCGGCGTACGTACCGTCGCGCTGCTCACCGACATGAGCACCCCCCTCGGCCTGACGGCCGGGAACGCGCTGGAGGTACGCGAGTCGGTGGAGGTACTCGCCGGCGGCGGGCCGCACGACGTGGTGGAGCTGACCGTGGCGCTGGCCCGGGAGATGCTCACCGCCGCCGGTGCGGCCGGCGGCCCCGACCCGAGCGACGTCCTCAAGGACGGTACGGCGATGGACGTGTGGCGGTCGATGATCCGCGCCCAGGGCGGCGACCCGGACGCGGACCTGCCGCGGGCCGCGCACACCGAGGTCGTGCCGGCGCCCGCGGAGGGCGTGCTCGTACGCCTGGACGCCTACCAGGTCGGGTTGGCCGCGTGGCGGCTCGGCGCCGGGCGGTCGCGCAAGGAGGACCCGGTGTCGGCTGGTGCCGGGGTGGAGCTGCACGCCAAGCCGGGCGCGGTGGTCCGCGTCGGGCAGCCACTGCTCACCCTGCACGCCGACGACCCGGCGAAGTTCGCCCGGGCGCAGGAAGCCTTGGAGGGCGCGGTGGAGATCGCACCGCGAGGCGCCCGCACCGACCAGAAGCTGATCCTCGGCCGGATCGACTGA
- the deoC gene encoding deoxyribose-phosphate aldolase, producing the protein MSPGQVAEITASDASLRRFLAGLPGVDQVGAEARAATLATRSIKTTAKAWALDLAVTMIDLTTLEGQDTPGKVRALCAKARRPDPADPECPSVAAICVYPDMVPFAKDALAGSSVKVASVATAFPSGRSSLEVKLRDTADAVAAGADEVDMVIDRGAFLAGRYAEVFEEITAVKRACGSAHLKVILETGELATYDNVRRASWLAMLAGGDFIKTSTGKVSPAATLPVTLVMLEAVRDFRAATGRQVGVKPAGGIRTSKDAIRYLVLVNETAGEDWLDPDWFRLGASSLLNDLLMQRSKLRTGHYAGPDYFTLD; encoded by the coding sequence ATCTCGCCCGGCCAGGTCGCCGAGATCACCGCCTCCGACGCGAGCCTGCGCCGGTTCCTCGCCGGCCTGCCCGGCGTCGACCAGGTGGGCGCGGAGGCCCGCGCGGCCACCCTGGCCACCCGGTCGATCAAGACGACAGCCAAGGCCTGGGCCCTCGACCTCGCGGTCACCATGATCGACCTCACCACGCTGGAGGGGCAGGACACCCCGGGCAAGGTGCGTGCCCTGTGCGCCAAGGCCCGCCGGCCCGACCCGGCCGATCCGGAGTGCCCGTCGGTCGCGGCGATCTGCGTCTACCCCGACATGGTCCCGTTCGCCAAGGACGCGTTGGCGGGCAGTTCGGTCAAGGTCGCGAGCGTGGCCACGGCGTTCCCGTCCGGGCGTTCCAGCCTCGAGGTCAAGCTGCGCGACACCGCCGACGCGGTGGCCGCCGGCGCCGACGAGGTGGACATGGTGATCGACCGCGGCGCGTTCCTCGCCGGCCGGTACGCCGAGGTGTTCGAGGAGATCACCGCCGTCAAGCGGGCCTGCGGATCCGCCCACCTGAAGGTGATCCTGGAGACCGGCGAGCTCGCGACGTACGACAACGTCCGGCGCGCGTCCTGGCTGGCCATGCTCGCCGGTGGCGACTTCATCAAGACCAGCACCGGCAAGGTCAGCCCCGCCGCCACCCTCCCGGTGACGCTGGTGATGCTGGAGGCGGTGCGCGACTTCCGGGCCGCGACCGGCCGCCAGGTCGGGGTGAAGCCCGCCGGCGGGATCCGTACCAGCAAGGACGCCATCCGCTATCTCGTGCTCGTCAACGAGACCGCCGGTGAGGACTGGCTCGACCCCGACTGGTTCCGGCTGGGCGCCTCCAGCCTGCTCAACGACCTGCTCATGCAGCGGTCGAAGCTGCGTACCGGCCACTACGCCGGACCCGACTACTTCACGCTCGACTAG
- a CDS encoding purine-nucleoside phosphorylase produces the protein MNDVLPDPHADPYSAARDASALLAELTGTPRHDVAVVLGSGWRPAVDLIGETASEIAFTDLPGFAPPSVEGHAGTLRSVRIGDGDLRALVFLGRTHLYEGHGVDAVVHGVRTAVAAGCRYVVLTNGCGGLRPEWIPGTPVLIGDHLNLTGKSPLSGANFVDLTDLYSARLRALCREVEPALEEGVYAQLPGPHYETPAEIRYLRTIGADLVGMSTTLEAIAAREAGAEVLGLSLVTNLAAGMTGAPLDHAEVLAAGRAAATRMGGLLASVLTRLQAE, from the coding sequence GTGAACGACGTACTCCCTGACCCGCACGCCGACCCTTACTCCGCCGCCCGCGACGCCTCGGCCCTGCTGGCCGAACTCACCGGCACGCCGCGGCACGACGTGGCGGTCGTCCTCGGCTCGGGATGGCGCCCCGCGGTCGACCTGATCGGCGAGACGGCGAGCGAGATCGCCTTCACCGACCTGCCCGGCTTCGCCCCGCCCAGCGTCGAGGGGCACGCGGGCACCCTGCGCAGCGTCCGGATCGGCGACGGCGACCTGCGGGCTCTGGTGTTTCTGGGCCGTACGCACCTGTACGAAGGGCACGGCGTGGACGCCGTCGTTCACGGGGTGCGGACCGCGGTGGCGGCCGGCTGCCGGTACGTCGTCCTCACCAACGGCTGCGGCGGCCTGCGCCCGGAGTGGATTCCCGGCACGCCCGTCCTGATCGGCGACCACCTGAACCTCACCGGCAAGTCCCCGCTGTCCGGCGCGAACTTCGTCGACCTCACCGATCTGTACTCCGCCCGGCTGAGGGCGCTGTGCCGTGAGGTCGAGCCGGCGCTGGAGGAGGGTGTGTACGCCCAGCTGCCCGGCCCGCACTACGAGACGCCGGCCGAGATCCGCTACCTGCGCACGATCGGCGCCGACCTCGTCGGGATGTCGACCACCCTGGAGGCGATCGCGGCCCGGGAGGCCGGCGCCGAGGTGCTCGGCCTGTCCCTCGTCACCAACCTGGCGGCGGGGATGACCGGCGCTCCGCTGGACCACGCCGAGGTGCTGGCGGCAGGACGGGCGGCGGCCACCCGGATGGGCGGCCTGCTCGCCTCCGTCCTCACCCGACTCCAGGCCGAGTAG
- a CDS encoding LysR family transcriptional regulator, producing MEIRQLEYFVTVAEERHFTRAAQRLHVAQSGLSASIRTLERELGAELFIRSTRNVDLTDAGRALLVEARHTLNDLAAAREAVAAVQGLLSGRLVVGTLQCLGALSVPDLLARFHQDHPGVEIRLRQGGSHELLAQVRAGDMDVAIVSVPPAGESAGVVLTPLSSEPMVLACGPGHRLAEQEQVGLADLKDESFVDFHPGWITRDVTDHALAGARIERRVALEVNDVHSLLDFVGAGLGIALVPHSFTGKQTRARFVPLQAPVPVWQTAVAVAAGRRCSAAAQALLRDPSLRWPAQGGTGARSGRPGRAGSVGPVGPGGTGADVAARTA from the coding sequence ATGGAGATCCGTCAGCTGGAGTACTTCGTGACGGTCGCCGAGGAGCGCCACTTCACCCGTGCCGCCCAGCGCCTGCACGTCGCACAGTCCGGTCTGTCGGCCTCCATCCGTACGCTCGAACGCGAGCTCGGTGCCGAGTTGTTCATCCGCAGCACCCGCAACGTCGACCTCACCGACGCCGGGCGCGCGCTGCTGGTCGAGGCCCGTCACACCCTCAACGACCTGGCCGCCGCGCGGGAGGCGGTCGCCGCCGTGCAGGGGCTGCTGAGCGGCCGGCTCGTCGTCGGGACGCTCCAGTGCCTTGGCGCGCTGAGCGTTCCGGACCTGCTGGCCCGCTTCCACCAGGACCATCCCGGCGTGGAGATCCGCCTGCGCCAGGGCGGCAGCCACGAACTGCTGGCGCAGGTACGCGCCGGTGACATGGACGTCGCGATCGTGTCCGTACCACCCGCGGGCGAGTCCGCCGGCGTGGTGCTCACTCCCCTGTCCAGCGAACCGATGGTGCTCGCCTGTGGGCCTGGGCACCGCCTCGCCGAGCAGGAGCAGGTCGGCCTGGCCGACCTCAAGGACGAGTCGTTCGTCGACTTCCACCCCGGCTGGATCACCCGCGACGTCACCGACCACGCCCTGGCCGGCGCCCGGATCGAGCGCCGGGTCGCGCTGGAGGTGAACGACGTCCACTCGCTGCTGGACTTCGTGGGCGCGGGCCTGGGCATCGCCCTCGTCCCGCACAGCTTCACCGGCAAGCAGACCCGGGCACGGTTCGTTCCGCTGCAGGCGCCGGTGCCGGTGTGGCAGACCGCGGTCGCGGTGGCGGCCGGGCGCCGGTGCAGCGCCGCCGCGCAGGCGCTGCTGCGTGACCCGAGCCTGCGCTGGCCGGCCCAGGGCGGGACCGGTGCGCGCTCCGGCCGGCCCGGGAGGGCGGGATCCGTCGGGCCCGTCGGACCCGGTGGAACGGGTGCCGACGTGGCGGCCCGTACGGCGTGA
- a CDS encoding aldo/keto reductase — protein sequence MEYRTLGKTGTLVSTLCLGTMTFGSESDESVSHAQLDRFVEVGGTLVDTANVYSGGVSEEIIGRWLAARPGAREQIVLATKGRFSRGGSGNELGLSRLSLTRALDASLRRLGVETIDLYQAHAWDPLTPIEEALRFFDDAVRAGKIHYVGVSNFLGWQLQKASLLTQVHGLAPIVTLQPQYNLLQRSIELELTDVCRNEGIGILPWSPLAGGWLTGKYQRDSAPTGATRLGENPDRGMEAYAKRNADERTWRVIDAVRKVADSRGISMAQVALAWLADRPAVTSVILGARTVEQLDDNLGAAGLHLSEEETALLTEASEPIVDDYPYGVAGANQRDRKA from the coding sequence ATGGAATACCGCACGCTCGGCAAGACCGGCACGCTCGTCTCCACCCTGTGCCTCGGCACGATGACGTTCGGCAGCGAGAGCGACGAGTCGGTCTCGCACGCCCAGCTCGACCGGTTCGTCGAGGTCGGCGGCACGCTGGTCGACACCGCCAACGTCTACTCCGGCGGCGTCTCGGAGGAGATCATCGGGCGCTGGCTGGCCGCCCGGCCCGGTGCCAGGGAGCAGATCGTGCTCGCCACCAAGGGCCGCTTCAGCCGCGGCGGCAGCGGCAACGAGCTCGGCCTGTCCCGGCTCAGCCTGACCCGCGCGCTGGACGCGAGCCTGCGCCGGCTCGGCGTGGAGACGATCGACCTCTACCAGGCGCACGCGTGGGACCCGCTGACGCCGATCGAGGAGGCCCTGCGGTTCTTCGACGACGCCGTACGCGCCGGCAAGATCCACTACGTCGGGGTGAGCAACTTCCTCGGCTGGCAGCTGCAGAAGGCGTCCCTGCTCACCCAGGTCCACGGCCTCGCGCCGATCGTGACCCTGCAGCCGCAGTACAACCTCCTGCAGCGCAGCATCGAGCTCGAGCTCACCGACGTCTGCCGCAACGAGGGCATCGGGATCCTGCCGTGGTCGCCGCTGGCCGGCGGCTGGCTCACCGGCAAGTACCAGCGCGACTCCGCACCGACCGGTGCCACCCGGCTCGGGGAGAACCCCGACCGCGGCATGGAGGCCTATGCCAAGCGCAACGCCGACGAGCGCACCTGGCGGGTGATCGACGCCGTACGCAAGGTCGCCGACAGCCGCGGCATCTCGATGGCGCAGGTCGCGCTGGCCTGGCTGGCCGACCGACCGGCGGTGACCTCGGTCATCCTCGGTGCCCGGACGGTCGAGCAGCTCGACGACAACCTCGGCGCAGCCGGTCTGCACCTGTCGGAGGAGGAGACCGCTCTGCTCACCGAGGCCAGCGAGCCGATCGTGGACGACTACCCCTACGGCGTCGCGGGCGCCAACCAGCGCGACCGGAAGGCCTGA
- a CDS encoding PspC domain-containing protein, translated as MGALERPRQGRMIAGVCAALAQRFGLSRGVVRVLFVLSCALPGPQVLVYLALWILLPNADA; from the coding sequence ATGGGAGCACTGGAACGCCCACGTCAGGGTCGGATGATCGCGGGGGTCTGCGCGGCCCTGGCCCAGCGCTTCGGACTGTCCCGCGGAGTCGTGCGGGTGCTGTTCGTGCTCTCCTGCGCGCTGCCGGGACCACAGGTGCTCGTCTATCTCGCGCTGTGGATCCTGCTCCCCAACGCCGACGCCTAG
- a CDS encoding phospho-sugar mutase, translating into MRTTETGPDLLEQARAWLAEDPDPQTRTELSELIAAAEDTGEQSRSEAVAELADRFTGPLTFGTAGLRGALGAGPNRMNRAVVIRAAAGLAAYLRTEGAAGGAVVIGYDARRNSDVFAADTAAVLAGAGLRPLVLPEPLPTPVLAFAIRHLDCVAGVMVTASHNPPQDNGYKVYLGDGSQIVPPADTEIATAIAAVGPLAEVPRGQHWETLGPEIVEAYLDRAAGLLGPGPRDVRIAYTPLHGVGGTVVRAALTRAGFAEPEVVAAQADPDPAFPTVAFPNPEEPGAMDLAFELAGRTGADVVLANDPDADRCAVGVPTPDGVRRLTGDEVGALLAVHLLDSGARGTLATTIVSSSLLGVVAARRGEPYAETLTGFKWIGRVPGLAFGYEEALGYCVDPAAVADKDGITALLRIAELVAAQKQAGRTLLDLLDDIAREYGLHATAQHAVRVSDLSQIDATLHRLHAHPPQVLGGRSVERVDDLSEPAADSLPGTPGVRYVLAGGARVVIRPSGTEPKLKCYLEVVVAEPGADLAAARAEADAGIEALLADLATLVG; encoded by the coding sequence GTGCGCACCACCGAAACCGGTCCCGACCTGCTCGAACAGGCCCGCGCCTGGCTGGCGGAGGATCCCGATCCGCAGACGCGCACCGAGCTGTCGGAGCTGATCGCGGCGGCCGAGGACACCGGCGAGCAGAGCCGGTCGGAGGCGGTCGCCGAGCTGGCCGACCGGTTCACCGGACCACTGACGTTCGGTACGGCCGGGCTGCGCGGGGCGCTGGGTGCCGGGCCCAACCGGATGAACCGCGCCGTGGTCATCCGGGCCGCCGCCGGGCTGGCCGCGTACCTGCGGACCGAGGGTGCCGCCGGTGGCGCGGTGGTGATCGGGTACGACGCCCGCCGTAATTCCGACGTCTTCGCCGCCGACACCGCGGCCGTCCTCGCCGGCGCCGGGCTGCGCCCGCTGGTCCTGCCCGAGCCGCTGCCCACTCCGGTGCTGGCGTTCGCGATCCGGCACCTGGACTGCGTGGCCGGGGTGATGGTCACCGCGTCCCACAACCCGCCGCAGGACAACGGCTACAAGGTCTACCTCGGCGACGGCTCGCAGATCGTTCCGCCCGCCGACACCGAGATCGCCACCGCCATCGCCGCGGTCGGCCCCCTGGCCGAGGTCCCGCGCGGACAGCACTGGGAGACGCTCGGGCCGGAAATCGTCGAGGCCTACCTCGACCGGGCGGCCGGCCTGCTGGGTCCCGGCCCGCGCGACGTCCGGATCGCCTACACACCGCTGCACGGCGTCGGCGGGACGGTGGTGCGCGCCGCCCTGACCCGCGCGGGTTTCGCCGAGCCGGAGGTCGTCGCCGCGCAGGCCGACCCGGACCCGGCGTTCCCGACCGTGGCGTTCCCGAACCCCGAGGAGCCGGGCGCGATGGACCTCGCGTTCGAGCTGGCCGGGCGGACCGGCGCCGACGTGGTCCTCGCCAACGACCCGGACGCCGACCGGTGCGCGGTCGGCGTACCCACCCCGGACGGCGTCCGCCGGCTCACCGGAGACGAGGTGGGCGCCCTGCTCGCGGTCCACCTGCTCGACTCCGGAGCCCGGGGAACGCTCGCCACGACGATCGTCTCCTCCTCGCTGCTGGGAGTGGTCGCCGCCCGCCGGGGCGAGCCGTACGCGGAGACGCTCACCGGCTTCAAGTGGATCGGCCGAGTGCCCGGTCTGGCGTTCGGCTACGAGGAGGCGCTCGGCTACTGCGTCGACCCGGCGGCGGTGGCCGACAAGGACGGCATCACCGCGCTGCTGCGCATCGCCGAACTCGTCGCCGCGCAGAAGCAGGCCGGGCGTACTCTCCTGGACCTGCTGGACGACATCGCCCGCGAGTACGGCCTGCACGCGACCGCCCAGCACGCGGTCCGGGTGAGCGACCTGAGCCAGATCGACGCGACCCTGCACCGGCTGCACGCCCACCCGCCGCAGGTGCTCGGCGGCCGCTCGGTGGAGCGGGTGGACGACCTGTCCGAGCCGGCCGCCGACAGCCTCCCGGGCACGCCGGGTGTGCGGTACGTCCTGGCCGGCGGGGCGCGGGTGGTGATCCGGCCGAGCGGGACCGAGCCGAAGCTGAAGTGCTATCTCGAGGTCGTCGTCGCCGAACCCGGCGCGGACCTGGCCGCTGCCCGGGCGGAGGCGGACGCCGGGATCGAGGCCCTGCTCGCCGACCTCGCCACCCTCGTCGGCTGA
- a CDS encoding adenosine deaminase → MKITPEEIVRAPKVLLHDHLDGGLRPRTVAELAARIGHELPAEPDRLGEWFRESADSGSLERYLETFAHTVAVMQTAESLTRVATECVEDLAADGIVYAEVRYAPELHLDGELNLDDVVRAVGAGFAEGERRAAEAGRHIVVRQIVTAMRHAARSMEIAELAVRYRDQGVVGFDIAGAEAGYPPTRHLDAFEYLQRENAHFTIHAGEGFGLPSIWQAIQWCGADRLGHGVRIVDDITHTADGDVRLGRLAAYVRDKRIPLEMCPSSNVQTGAAPSLAEHPAGLLTRLRFRVTINTDNRLMSGTSLSREFAGLADAFGYELADLQWFTLNAMKSAFLPFDQRLALINNVIKPGYAALGAERAFAQMNQGTF, encoded by the coding sequence ATGAAGATCACTCCCGAGGAGATCGTCCGCGCGCCGAAGGTCCTGCTGCACGACCACCTCGACGGCGGGCTGCGTCCGCGGACGGTGGCCGAGCTCGCCGCCCGGATCGGGCACGAGCTTCCGGCCGAGCCCGACCGGCTCGGTGAGTGGTTTCGCGAGTCGGCCGACTCGGGTTCGCTGGAGCGCTACCTGGAGACCTTCGCCCACACCGTCGCCGTCATGCAGACCGCCGAGTCGCTGACGAGGGTGGCCACCGAGTGCGTGGAGGACCTCGCCGCCGACGGCATCGTGTACGCCGAGGTGCGCTACGCGCCGGAGCTGCACCTGGACGGCGAGCTGAACCTCGACGACGTGGTGCGCGCGGTCGGCGCCGGCTTCGCCGAGGGGGAGCGGCGGGCGGCGGAGGCAGGCCGGCACATCGTGGTGCGCCAGATCGTCACCGCGATGCGGCACGCCGCCCGGTCGATGGAGATCGCCGAACTCGCGGTGCGCTACCGCGACCAGGGCGTGGTGGGCTTCGACATCGCCGGTGCCGAGGCCGGCTACCCGCCCACCCGGCACCTGGACGCGTTCGAGTACCTCCAGCGGGAGAACGCGCACTTCACCATCCACGCCGGTGAGGGCTTCGGGCTGCCGTCGATCTGGCAGGCGATCCAGTGGTGCGGGGCCGACCGGCTGGGACACGGCGTCCGCATCGTCGACGACATCACCCACACCGCCGACGGCGACGTCCGACTGGGCCGGCTCGCGGCGTACGTGCGGGACAAGCGCATCCCGTTGGAGATGTGCCCCTCGTCCAACGTGCAGACCGGCGCGGCGCCTTCGCTGGCCGAGCACCCGGCGGGGCTGCTGACCAGGTTGCGGTTCCGCGTCACGATCAACACCGACAACCGGCTGATGAGCGGTACGTCGCTGTCGCGGGAGTTCGCCGGACTTGCCGACGCGTTCGGGTACGAGCTGGCGGATTTGCAGTGGTTCACCCTCAACGCGATGAAGAGCGCCTTCCTGCCGTTCGACCAGCGGCTGGCCCTGATCAACAATGTGATCAAGCCGGGGTACGCCGCGCTCGGCGCCGAGCGGGCCTTTGCCCAGATGAACCAAGGGACCTTCTGA
- a CDS encoding aldehyde dehydrogenase family protein: MSTTRSGERLAVRKTYKLYVGGAFPRSESGRSYVVHDAKGQFLANAALASRKDARDAVVAARKAFGGWSARTAYNRGQVLYRVAEVMEGRRAQFVDEVAAGEGLRRAEAEAAVDESIDRWVWYAGWADKVAQVLGSTNPVAGPYFDFSVPEPTGVVAVLAPQQSSLLGLVSVLAPVITTGNTCVVLASAERPLPAVTLTEVLATSDLPGGVVNLLTGTVAEVAPWLAAHSDVNALDLTGTENAELATELERAAADNLKRLVRVPDHTQDWTAAPGIDRMTAFLETKTVWHPMGI, translated from the coding sequence ATGAGCACCACCCGATCCGGCGAACGCCTCGCCGTTCGCAAGACCTACAAGCTGTACGTCGGCGGGGCCTTCCCGCGCAGTGAGTCCGGGCGGAGCTACGTCGTGCACGACGCCAAGGGACAGTTCCTCGCCAACGCCGCCCTCGCGTCCCGTAAGGACGCCCGGGACGCGGTGGTCGCCGCGCGGAAGGCGTTCGGCGGCTGGTCGGCCCGCACCGCGTACAACCGCGGCCAGGTCCTCTACCGCGTGGCGGAGGTGATGGAGGGCCGCCGGGCACAGTTCGTGGACGAGGTGGCCGCCGGCGAGGGACTCCGCCGGGCCGAGGCCGAGGCCGCCGTGGACGAGAGCATCGACCGGTGGGTGTGGTACGCGGGATGGGCGGACAAGGTGGCCCAGGTGCTCGGCTCCACCAACCCGGTCGCCGGCCCCTACTTCGACTTCTCCGTACCCGAGCCGACCGGCGTCGTCGCCGTGCTCGCTCCCCAGCAGTCCAGCCTGCTCGGACTGGTGAGCGTCCTCGCCCCGGTCATCACCACCGGCAACACCTGCGTGGTCCTCGCCAGCGCGGAGCGTCCACTGCCGGCGGTCACCCTGACCGAGGTGCTGGCCACCAGCGACCTGCCCGGCGGTGTCGTCAACCTCCTCACCGGCACGGTGGCCGAGGTGGCGCCGTGGCTGGCCGCGCACTCAGACGTCAACGCCCTCGACCTCACCGGCACCGAGAACGCCGAGCTGGCCACCGAACTCGAACGCGCCGCCGCCGACAACCTCAAGCGCCTGGTCCGCGTACCCGACCACACCCAAGACTGGACCGCCGCGCCCGGCATCGACCGGATGACGGCGTTTCTGGAGACCAAGACCGTCTGGCACCCGATGGGGATCTGA